From the Choristoneura fumiferana chromosome 15, NRCan_CFum_1, whole genome shotgun sequence genome, the window AGCGTGGACACTCGTCATGGAGTTTTGCGCCAGCTCGTTTGACGGCGACCACTCTAAGGAGATCGATTGGTGCCTGCCGCCGTTCGACGTTCCTCCAGCTGCTCGCTCTCCTTCCACTTCGGATTCCCCCCATTTCTCTAGCAGATGTAGAAGAAGATCCTTAGTTCTATGCGCGTTGTTCTCATCTCCTCTTCTATAAGGCACTTGTCTTCCGTTTTCAGGACCATTGACGAGTTTGTCTATTTTCTCTCGCCTTCTGTCGAATTCGTCAAAGAAACTGTTCCGCCTTTCCAGAGGCTGATTGGCCACATCCCGACTGCTGGTCGTGACCCTTTTCGACCTCGCTGACTTTGCCCATGGCATGTTACTCGTCACCGGTCTGACCGGCTCCCTCTCTGTCAAAAACGAGGAGTTGATTCTGTGACTAGATTTTGACGTAAACAGTGATTTCTCTTTAAAGCTAGCATCGCCATTTGTGACCGATTTTGTGACTGACGTGACTGTTTGACTTTTGAAGCCGTTTGTTAATTTCTTCTCGTCTTTTGTGACTGTCTTTGTTTCGGTTATATTTTTGTCTAATTCTTTAACATTATTGTTGTTAGCTAGATCTGTATTCATCGTAGATAACATAAACAGATGATCGGACAACTTCTTTATTTCTTCAGCTAAGTTCTTTCTTACGAGCACATCCTGTCTCTTGTGGAGGAAGCAAGAGCTGTCGGACGCTCTCCTTTCGACCGGGTTGTATTTCGGCGCTAAGTAATTGTTGTCCCTCATGATAGGTGGCGGGTCCAAGTCGTCATCATCGAACACTGCGTCGGGGGAGCTCGCTAAGGAGCTTCTTGGACTAGGCGAGCAGGCTCCGATGGAGGATCTTTCACAGCTGCCGTCTGCGAGACAAGTGATCTCATGTGCGTGGTTGTCGAAGACGTATGGCGAGTTGGGGTGTTCACCCCACCGCTCCACGAAGATCCTGAGGTTGTCTTTGGCGACGTCGAGCTCGTGCTTGGGCGAGGGCGGCGGCTgcggccgcggcggcggcggcgcgcgccgtGCGATCCAGCGGTGCCGCAAGCACTCCGTCGCACTCGGCCGCGACCTGCGACAAGAGCCCTTGTTACTCCCAACACCACGAATGCGTGATCAAGGATAGGACGAAACAAGGCGGTGCAAGGATACAAAAGGGTACTCTACCACAATATTTGAACAAGCAGTTGACCAATTTTACAAggttttaaacatgaaactaccgtaagactcagtcatattaaataaaataaatccagATAACACGTATTAAATcgagagtttagctcgacattttCAGTTTCCGCCGCATGCTCCCgaaagaagggctacgaattagctcgaaacatgtcaagctaaactcgattcaaGATGCCAATTATCcggatttatttaattaaatatccggtccggaatatttcaactgatcgttgggttagtttgacttGTTGAGCTACCATGCAAAGAAAGGTACATAAAATCGGAATTTTTGATGCCGTACAATTTTGAACATCTATCTATGTGGAAACATTTATCGACCAGAGAAAAGTTCTGAAAAACATTAAGGTTCCAAGCAAACAAGGATGTTCAGTCAAGTTGACCTGACCACCTCCTAAAATAGTTCCGATCAATTATAAAACACCTTATACACAATTTCGGTGGTTAAATGAATAGTCCACTGCTTGTAAAATTTGTATTGTGACTACCATGCAACTACATACGAGTTCTACGTTATACACATAGGAAGGTTAGCACGTAAACAGTTTAAATGGTACGGTATTAGAATGACTTGTTAGAATTTGTGTTGGATGCAATCAAAAGTAACAAGGGGTCTTAATCGACGGGCTGGCTTTTATGCAGCTTTTATTGAATACGGATTTGAATGGTAACGGTCGAAATTTCATACATGACTAAATTCAAGTATAACATTCCttatttaaatagataaattCATTTAGATCGTTGAATCTCAAACTAGAAATGTTTCGTAAGAACCAAACAAAAACATTTGTAGGACTTTTTATATCGAAGAAGACAAATTTAGAGCTGGCAACATTTCAATTTGTAATCCATGTAAAATTGCTgaagtgtttttcaaactaaaATGAATGTATAATTCGGAATAAACGTGTCGGATATGACGTCACTACTACAACAGTGTTGGCACTCTGATGAAGCtgctatttcatttttttttcattaaaatgtggCCAACGTTTAAAGCATGCTCACTACTATGTAGATGCTTCATGCGCTCATCTTTTGACAGTAGGTTCTCACGACAAACTAGCATAAATCTGATTATCCTCTTAAATGCATATAAAACTTGAGAATTCAACAAATAATCAAGTCATTCATATGTATTTGAGGTTGAATTTAATTCTACTTTACAATAAACTTACTCTTTGTCTTTCACAAGCAGTTTTCCAATAAAGTCTTTCGCGTCTTCTGAAATCTCTGTGAAAGCTTCGTCGTCGAAGTCGTATTTGGCTACTGTGACATTCGCCATGGTCTCTATGTCTGTCTCGCCCATAAACGGTGAAAGTCCCGATAGTCTgaaagagataaaataaataataataaattaattgtcctCAATAGTGATTCGTGTAGAGTGGGTAACAACGGACGATCGCGATTAATCCTTTATCATACagaacatacctacctacaatatacgcaatagatgtagtgaaaaaagtttctacatagaCCAAGTCAAAATCAATGCCAATGTCATAAAGACAAACTTTTCTCAATTTAACCATAGACAGTTACCtgctgcattaatatctgccacagcggagcgagcaaaaatatctgacacgtcataccagccctagaaatagagacgtatcagatatttatgcacgatttattgtgtcagatattgatgcttgTAACTATAAAGGTGAAAATTTTAGATAAGCCAAATAAAACATTCATAGAAGACCAGATCACATctaatttttcaaataatgtatagaaatggaaaaatatatacctacagtGTTTGAAACTGGTAGTCCACCCAGGATCGTCTTTACGGGATGGAACTTTTCAACGGTCAATGGCATTGACTTAAAATGCAACTTATTGTGGATATGTAATTTGGTAAACAATGCAAGTAACTAcagctaaaaaaaaagtaaggtcGGCAAAAAAGCCCGTATCCTactaatgcgaaagtttgtaagtctgtttgtttgtttgttacttcatcacgtctaaatcactgaaccgatttaaatgaaattcggtatacggatagttcgagtcccagagaaggacataggatacttttttatcccggaaaactgcataattcccgcgggatagcgaaaaactaattctgcgcggacggagtcgcgggtaacggctagttaaaaataaaaaattgattaTCCTAGTAGGTAATCATTTAGAcgacctagtggttagagaacctgactacgaagcttgaggtcccgggttcgattcccgtgtcggggcagatatttgtatgaaaaataagaatgtttgttctcgggtcttgggtgttcaatgtgtatgtatctatatctatataattatatatttatccgttgcttagtacccataacacaagttttgctaagcttactttgggactaggtcaataattGGTGTGAAtagtcccgtgatatttatttatttaatcatttgTTTTAGGTGATGATGTATTTTACTTACAAAACATAACAAATAACACCGACGGACCACATGTCGGTGCCGTAGCCGATCTGGTCAAAGTTGACGACCTCCGGGGCCACGAACTCCGGCGTCCCAAACAGCACTTGCAACTTCTTCTCGGGATCGAAGAACCGCGCCAGCCCAAAGTCGATGATTTTGATTCTGTTGCCCGACTTGGTGAGGCATAGGATGTTTTCTGGCTGTAAAAGGAGAGTTCGGAATTGACGCTCCGGATCTTAATGTTTCAATAGGGTAGGTAATCTGGGTAAAAATATTGTTCTATTTTGCAAGCTTCTGTCTGTCGacgttaaattcgaccaacttgcagtagttggattgacttgaaatttaataattaataattataataataataatgatttatttgccagaatacacaGAACATAAATACAAGATATTGGTGTatttcaagtaggtacagtaTTCAGTGTTACGAGAACAACATGCAAAtctaattaatatttaaccttTATAACAATGTCAATTTCACTCAATATAAATATACTTGGTATACttttgtaaattgcgtgacaattaggtgacaatgcaataattggtagtgacatcctggtagtccggccaggatcgtctccacaggacggaactcttcaacggttaatggcatcgacttgaaatttggtatgcaaatagtttgggtgacaatacaa encodes:
- the LOC141435507 gene encoding uncharacterized protein isoform X2, producing MIHVDETDPVGEIEPPFPCRDVAIKRSTDVNDFYEMLSEIGRGKFGTVYLCREKSTGLELAAKLVSVSRRDERRNVEREVDVMRRLRHPRLIQLYDAYEWGKYMCVVLELITGGELFERVIDEDFVLTERACTVFMRQICEGIEFVHRQNILHLDMKPENILCLTKSGNRIKIIDFGLARFFDPEKKLQVLFGTPEFVAPEVVNFDQIGYGTDMWSVGVICYVLLSGLSPFMGETDIETMANVTVAKYDFDDEAFTEISEDAKDFIGKLLVKDKESRPSATECLRHRWIARRAPPPPRPQPPPSPKHELDVAKDNLRIFVERWGEHPNSPYVFDNHAHEITCLADGSCERSSIGACSPSPRSSLASSPDAVFDDDDLDPPPIMRDNNYLAPKYNPVERRASDSSCFLHKRQDVLVRKNLAEEIKKLSDHLFMLSTMNTDLANNNNVKELDKNITETKTVTKDEKKLTNGFKSQTVTSVTKSVTNGDASFKEKSLFTSKSSHRINSSFLTEREPVRPVTSNMPWAKSARSKRVTTSSRDVANQPLERRNSFFDEFDRRREKIDKLVNGPENGRQVPYRRGDENNAHRTKDLLLHLLEKWGESEVEGERAAGGTSNGGRHQSISLEWSPSNELAQNSMTSVHAFYQRQTSDEKTQRKIIKNNIQNSK
- the LOC141435507 gene encoding uncharacterized protein isoform X1; the encoded protein is MSPLCVFRKMHRQISSEMIHVDETDPVGEIEPPFPCRDVAIKRSTDVNDFYEMLSEIGRGKFGTVYLCREKSTGLELAAKLVSVSRRDERRNVEREVDVMRRLRHPRLIQLYDAYEWGKYMCVVLELITGGELFERVIDEDFVLTERACTVFMRQICEGIEFVHRQNILHLDMKPENILCLTKSGNRIKIIDFGLARFFDPEKKLQVLFGTPEFVAPEVVNFDQIGYGTDMWSVGVICYVLLSGLSPFMGETDIETMANVTVAKYDFDDEAFTEISEDAKDFIGKLLVKDKESRPSATECLRHRWIARRAPPPPRPQPPPSPKHELDVAKDNLRIFVERWGEHPNSPYVFDNHAHEITCLADGSCERSSIGACSPSPRSSLASSPDAVFDDDDLDPPPIMRDNNYLAPKYNPVERRASDSSCFLHKRQDVLVRKNLAEEIKKLSDHLFMLSTMNTDLANNNNVKELDKNITETKTVTKDEKKLTNGFKSQTVTSVTKSVTNGDASFKEKSLFTSKSSHRINSSFLTEREPVRPVTSNMPWAKSARSKRVTTSSRDVANQPLERRNSFFDEFDRRREKIDKLVNGPENGRQVPYRRGDENNAHRTKDLLLHLLEKWGESEVEGERAAGGTSNGGRHQSISLEWSPSNELAQNSMTSVHAFYQRQTSDEKTQRKIIKNNIQNSK